The following are encoded together in the Ovis aries strain OAR_USU_Benz2616 breed Rambouillet chromosome 15, ARS-UI_Ramb_v3.0, whole genome shotgun sequence genome:
- the LOC114118324 gene encoding olfactory receptor 8H1-like produces the protein MGRRNITQVSDFILMGLTDSEEIRLVLFTLFLLIYLMTVLGNVGMILIIRLDPQLHSPMYFFLSHLSFLDLSYSSVITPKTLGNLLTSKQNISYLNCFTQMSFFVFLGATECFLLSSMACDRYAAICSPLRYQVVMSTRRCCSLVFGSYLIGFMDTSVNVLCLSRLHFCNSKIIYHFFCDGPAILALSCTDTHDIEIIIFISAGSTLLVSLITISLSYVSILSTILKITSTSGKQKAFSTCASHLLGVTIFYSTMIFTYLKPSKSYSLGKDQVASVFYTIVIPMLNPLIYSLRNKEVKNALNRVMKKRKDSK, from the coding sequence ATGGGCAGAAGGAATATCACACAGGTGTCTGACTTCATCCTCATGGGACTGACAGACTCTGAAGAGATCCGGCTGGTCCTCTTCACCCTCTTCCTCCTGATATACCTGATGACTGTGCTGGGGAATGTGGGGATGATCCTGATAATCCGCCTGGACCCCCAGCTTCACAGccccatgtactttttcctcagtCACTTGTCATTTCTTGACCTCAGTTACTCAAGTGTCATCACCCCTAAAACCTTAGGCAACTTACTGACTTCCAAGCAGAATATTTCGTACCTGAACTGCTTCACTCAgatgtctttctttgtcttcttggGCGCCACTGAatgtttccttctctcctccatggCCTGCGATCGCTATGCAGCCATCTGCAGCCCTCTGCGTTACCAGGTGGTTATGTCCACCAGGCGCTGCTGCTCTCTCGTCTTTGGATCCTATTTGATTGGCTTTATGGACACCTCTGTCAATGTTCTGTGCTTGAGTAGACTGCATTTCTGCAACTCAAAGATAATTTATCACTTTTTCTGTGATGGACCAGCAATTTTAGCCCTGTCCTGCACTGACACACACGACATTGAAATCATCATATTCATTTCTGCCGGTTCCACCCTACTGGTGTCTCTTATCACAATATCCCTGTCCTATGTGTCCATCCTGTCCACTATCCTGAAAATCACTTCCACTTCAGGGAAGCAGAAAGCTTTCTCTACCTGTGCCTCCCATCTCCtgggagtaaccatcttttacaGCACTATGATTTTCACTTACTTAAAACCAAGTAAGTCCTACTCCTTGGGAAAGGATCAAGTGGCTTCTGTTTTTTATACTATTGTCATCCCTATGCTGAATCCACTTATATACAGTCTTagaaacaaagaagtaaaaaatgcACTCAATAGGGtcatgaagaagagaaaggactccaaataa